A stretch of Labrus bergylta chromosome 19, fLabBer1.1, whole genome shotgun sequence DNA encodes these proteins:
- the smap2 gene encoding stromal membrane-associated protein 2 gives MMTGKSVKDVDRYQTVLNSLLALEENKFCADCESKGPRWASWNLGIFICIRCAGIHRNLGVHISKVKSVNLDQWTQEQVQCVQEMGNAKARRLYEAFLPECFQRPETDQSAEIFIRDKYDRKKYIDKVIDIQMLRKEKSCDNIPKEPVVFEKMKLKKDASPKTNTQCLTDLLGLDAPAPCHAVSNGGGCVPDSNKSPAVSNPTLAHSALDLFSSLPAPSSASSSKTTPVSNSMPQNRVTASVPENLSLFLDPARKGEGGTVKKLSKDSILSLYASTPSIHASSMATHGLYMNQMGYPTHPYGSYHSLAQAGGMGGAMMTSHMAVMGQQQGGMIGAQQNSMMGQQNGLMGAQGVMAQPGGVMSSPYMTQGMMGHQQNGIMGQQQSRIMGQQQSGMMGQQQVGGVAALPHQQVYGVQQAQQLQWNLTQVTQHMAGVNVYNTNGMTGYSSQHMGGSTAPSSAHMTAHVWK, from the exons GTCCAAGATGGGCATCCTGGAATTTGGGCATCTTCATTTGTATCCGCTGTGCTGGAATCCACAGAAACCTGGGGGTCCACATCTCCAAAGTCAAGTCTGTGAATCTGGACCAGTGGACGCAGGAGCAGGTCCAG TGTGTTCAGGAGATGGGAAATGCCAAAGCCAGACGCCTGTATGAGGCTTTCTTACCCGAGTGCTTCCAGAGGCCTGAGACGGACCAGTCTGCAGAGATCTTCATCAGGGACAAGTACGATAGGAAGAAGTACATTGATAAGGTCATTGACATCCAGATGCTCAGG aaagaaaagagcTGTGACAACATACCCAAAGAGCCAGTGGTGTTTGAGAAGATGAAATTG AAAAAAGACGCCAGCCCGAAGACAAATACCCAGTGTCTAACTGACCTGCTTGGATTAG ATGCCCCTGCTCCCTGCCATGCGGTGTCTAATGGTGGAGGATGTGTTCCAGACAGTAATAAGAGCCCAGCGGTGTCCAATCCAACTCTGGCACACTCTGCGCTGGATCTCTTCAGCTCCCTGCCAGCACCCTCCTCTGCGTCCTCCTCTAAAACCACG CCTGTTTCCAATTCCATGCCTCAGAACAGAGTGACTGCCTCGGTGCCTGAAAACCTCAGTCTGTTCCTGGATCCTGCTCGCAAAGGAGAGGGGGGCACTGTCAAGAAGCTGTCCAAGGACTCTATTCTCTCCCTGTATGCCTCCACCCCCTCGATACATGCCAGCAGTATGGCTACTCACG gCTTGTATATGAACCAAATGGGATATCCGACACACCCGTACGGATCGTACCATTCTTTAGCGCAGGCAGGTGGAATGGGAGGTGCCATGATGACATCTCACATGGCCGTGATGGGGCAGCAACAGGGAGGCATGATTGGAGCTCAACAGAATAGCATGATGGGACAGCAAAATGGCCTAATGGGTGCCCAGGGCGTCATGGCTCAGCCTGGGGGTGTTATGTCGTCACCCTACATGACCCAGGGCATGATGGGACATCAGCAGAATGGGATTATGggacagcagcagagcaggatTATGGGACAGCAGCAGAGCGGGATGATGGGACAACAGCAGGTTGGAGGTGTTGCCGCATTACCTCATCAGCAGGTGTATGGAGTGCAACAAGCCCAGCAGCTACAGTGGAACCTgactcag GTGACTCAGCACATGGCAGGCGTGAATGTGTACAACACCAATGGCATGACGGGATATAGCAGTCAACACATGGGAGGCTCAACAGCTCCAAGCTCAGCACACATGACAGCTCACGTTTGGAAATGA